From Lolium perenne isolate Kyuss_39 chromosome 5, Kyuss_2.0, whole genome shotgun sequence, a single genomic window includes:
- the LOC127302507 gene encoding dehydration-responsive element-binding protein 1A, producing MCQIKKEMSGESGSPCNGEYCSPSTSSEQKQQTVWTKRPAGRTKFRETRHPVYRGVRRRGNAGRWVCEVRVPGRRGSRLWVGTFDTAEIAARAHDAAMLALAAGDVCLNFADSAELLDMPASSYRSLDEVRHAVTEAVEEFERRQALGEEDALSGTESSTLTDDEESSTPFELDVLSDMGWDLYYASLAQGMLMSSPFLAASAALGDYGEANLADVPLWSYLS from the coding sequence ATGTGTCAAATCAAGAAGGAGATGAGCGGGGAGTCGGGTTCGCCGTGCAACGGGGAGTACTGCTCTCCCTCGACCTCGTCGGAGCAGAAGCAGCAGACGGTGTGGACGAAGCGGCCCGCGGGGCGGACAAAGTTCAGGGAGACGCGGCACCCGGTGTACCGCGGCGTGCGGCGCAGGGGCAATGCCGggcggtgggtgtgcgaggtgcgGGTGCCAGGGCGGCGCGGGAGCAGGCTCTGGGTCGGCACCTTCGACACTGCCGAGATCGCCGCGCGCGCACACGACGCCGCCATGCTCGCTCTCGCCGCCGGCGACGTGTGCCTCAACTTCGCCGACTCCGCTGAGCTGCTCGACATGCCGGCATCCTCCTACCGCAGCCTCGACGAGGTGCGCCACGCCGTGACCGAGGCCGTCGAGGAATTCGAGCGGCGGCAGGCACTGGGCGAGGAGGACGCGCTGTCCGGCACTGAGTCGTCGACGCTCACCGACGACGAGGAGTCGTCCACGCCGTTCGAGCTGGACGTCCTAAGCGACATGGGCTGGGACCTGTACTACGCGAGCTTGGCACAGGGCATGCTCATGTCGTCTCCATTTCTGGCTGCGTCTGCGGCGCTCGGGGATTACGGCGAAGCCAACCTCGCCGATGTGCCACTCTGGAGCTACCTGAGCTAG